In Finegoldia magna ATCC 53516, a genomic segment contains:
- the tyrS gene encoding tyrosine--tRNA ligase — MINYEFEHENVYDELVARGYFEQATYEDELRDLLGKERVPFYIGFDATADSLTIGHFIQLMVMMRMQAHGHIPICLLGGGTTMIGDPSGRNDMRSIMTKEVIDENARRFYSQMTRFIDFGEDKAYIENNKNWLLNLNFLDFMREIGVHFSVNQMLTLESYKNRMKKGLTFFEFSYMLMQSYDYLVLYRKYGCKLQMGGSDQWSNILGGYDLVRKLENDKVYAMTFKLLTTADGVKMGKSQKGAVWLDENKTTPYDLFQYMRNVDDRDVEKFLLMLTFLPTEECKRLGSLEGSDINKAKEVLAFEVCKLVHGEEKAEEARQTANALFNSNAVDENMPTTEMKALDFENGIGLLNLLTMTGLTQSNSEARRLVTQNGISVNDKKESDPKRIVTIHDFNDDELIIKKGKKVYHRVKLV, encoded by the coding sequence ATGATTAATTACGAATTTGAACATGAAAATGTGTACGACGAATTGGTAGCACGTGGATATTTTGAACAAGCTACATACGAAGATGAATTGAGAGATTTACTCGGAAAAGAAAGAGTTCCGTTTTACATTGGATTTGATGCGACTGCAGATAGTTTGACTATTGGCCATTTTATTCAATTGATGGTTATGATGAGAATGCAAGCTCACGGTCACATCCCTATTTGTCTTTTAGGTGGCGGAACTACAATGATTGGGGATCCTTCTGGTCGTAACGATATGAGAAGTATTATGACTAAGGAAGTTATCGACGAAAATGCTAGAAGATTTTATTCTCAAATGACAAGATTCATCGATTTTGGTGAAGACAAGGCTTACATTGAAAACAACAAGAATTGGTTGTTGAATTTGAATTTCTTGGATTTCATGAGAGAAATCGGCGTTCATTTTTCTGTAAATCAAATGTTGACTTTGGAAAGTTACAAAAACAGAATGAAAAAAGGTTTAACATTTTTCGAATTTAGTTATATGTTGATGCAATCATACGATTATTTGGTATTGTACAGAAAATACGGCTGTAAATTACAAATGGGTGGTTCTGATCAATGGTCTAATATTTTGGGCGGTTACGATTTGGTTAGAAAATTAGAAAACGACAAAGTTTACGCTATGACTTTTAAGCTTTTAACTACTGCTGACGGAGTTAAAATGGGTAAATCACAAAAAGGCGCTGTGTGGTTGGACGAGAACAAAACAACTCCTTACGATTTATTCCAATACATGAGAAATGTTGACGACAGGGATGTCGAAAAATTCTTGTTGATGTTGACATTTTTGCCAACTGAAGAATGCAAGAGACTTGGAAGCTTAGAGGGAAGCGACATCAACAAAGCTAAGGAAGTATTGGCTTTTGAAGTGTGCAAATTAGTTCACGGAGAAGAAAAAGCAGAAGAAGCCCGTCAAACAGCAAACGCATTGTTTAATTCAAACGCTGTTGACGAAAATATGCCAACAACTGAAATGAAAGCTTTGGATTTTGAAAATGGAATTGGTTTGTTGAATTTGTTGACAATGACAGGACTTACTCAATCAAACAGTGAAGCACGTAGACTTGTAACTCAAAACGGAATTTCTGTTAATGACAAGAAGGAATCTGATCCAAAAAGAATTGTAACAATTCACGATTTTAACGACGATGAACTTATCATAAAAAAAGGTAAAAAAGTATATCACAGAGTAAAATTGGTATAA